The Micromonospora sp. NBC_01740 genome includes a window with the following:
- a CDS encoding helix-turn-helix transcriptional regulator, which translates to MPKTSARLLALLSLLQARRDWPGGLLAARLDVSARTVRRDVERLRELGYPIAAVKGPDGGYRLAAGAQLPPLLFDDEQAVALAIALQSATTAGAGIEEAAARALHTVRQVMPARLRHRIDILQVTAVERSPTRAARQVDSGVLMALGAAVHAREVLRFDYTPVTPPEADGDGGLPAPRRVQPHHLVTWGGRWYLVAWDLDRGDWRTFRADRISPRTPTGPRFTPRELPGGDVATFVTSRFQGSGGADGWPCRGEVILDLPAAVVSGYLHDALVEELGPHRCRLVLGSWSWVGLAASIGRFDVDIEVVGPAELRDAFARLARRYTATARG; encoded by the coding sequence ATGCCGAAAACTTCCGCACGCCTGCTGGCGTTGCTGTCGCTGCTGCAGGCACGCCGGGACTGGCCGGGAGGGCTGCTGGCCGCGCGGCTGGACGTGAGCGCGCGCACCGTACGGCGCGACGTCGAGCGGCTGCGCGAGCTCGGCTACCCCATCGCGGCCGTCAAGGGACCCGACGGTGGCTACCGCCTCGCCGCCGGCGCGCAGCTGCCGCCGCTGCTGTTCGACGACGAGCAGGCCGTGGCCCTGGCCATCGCGTTGCAGAGCGCCACGACCGCCGGTGCCGGCATCGAGGAAGCTGCGGCGCGCGCACTGCACACGGTCCGGCAGGTCATGCCCGCCCGGCTGCGCCACCGCATCGACATCCTCCAGGTCACCGCCGTCGAGCGGTCCCCGACCCGGGCGGCCCGGCAGGTCGACAGCGGCGTGCTCATGGCGCTCGGCGCCGCCGTGCACGCCCGCGAGGTGCTGCGCTTCGACTACACCCCCGTGACCCCGCCGGAGGCCGACGGCGACGGTGGGCTGCCCGCGCCGCGCCGGGTGCAGCCGCACCACCTCGTCACGTGGGGCGGACGCTGGTACCTGGTGGCGTGGGACCTCGACCGCGGGGACTGGCGCACCTTCCGCGCCGACCGGATCAGCCCGCGTACCCCCACCGGGCCCCGGTTCACCCCACGTGAGCTGCCCGGGGGTGACGTGGCGACCTTCGTGACCAGCCGCTTCCAGGGCTCCGGGGGCGCCGACGGCTGGCCCTGCCGCGGGGAGGTGATCCTCGACCTGCCGGCCGCTGTGGTGTCCGGGTACCTGCACGACGCGCTCGTCGAGGAACTCGGCCCGCACCGCTGCCGGCTCGTCCTGGGTTCGTGGTCGTGGGTGGGGCTGGCCGCCTCCATCGGCCGCTTCGACGTCGACATCGAGGTCGTCGGCCCGGCCGAGCTCAGGGACGCCTTCGCGCGGCTGGCCCGCCGCTACACCGCCACCGCCCGTGGGTGA
- a CDS encoding MFS transporter, whose translation MTGLDQQSAGTDTTTALPRGPLLGFAAGSLGMGVWVTVPGLLLLYFLTDVLAVAPWLAGLALLLPKIADVLLHPWIGHRCDVEQARRGDRRRLLLLGCALPLAFATLFAVPGGLTGAPAAAWVALAFVAGNLLFAAYQVPYLATPADLRIGYHERTRLMAFRMVVLTLGILVSGLLAPLLTGGEDATRAGYQRMGVLLAVGMLAAMLVGVAGIARLRRAAAATPAPHGGGWRALVVALRDRQFRWLVAAYLAMSTTTHLVLAAVPYYAEYELGRPALTTVLVAAFVAPALLVTPAWLVLARRVGKQRALLGAQGAFAAGSLVLAVGRPAGLPLLVAAVAVLGVAFAGMQLLPFSMVPDVIRAGGGAAGTYTGVWTATEATGAALGPWAYSLCLAAGGFVASTAGEGVTQPDGALTAIRWGFGLLPAAAMLVALLLQRRYTLDRTARPAG comes from the coding sequence ATGACCGGGCTCGACCAGCAGTCGGCCGGTACGGACACCACCACCGCCCTGCCCCGCGGGCCGTTGCTCGGCTTCGCCGCCGGTTCCCTCGGCATGGGCGTCTGGGTGACGGTCCCCGGCCTGCTGCTGCTCTACTTCCTCACCGATGTGCTGGCCGTCGCCCCCTGGCTGGCCGGCCTGGCACTGCTGCTGCCGAAGATCGCCGACGTGCTGCTGCACCCCTGGATCGGGCACCGCTGCGACGTCGAACAGGCCCGCCGGGGCGACCGGCGCCGGCTGCTGCTGCTCGGCTGCGCCCTGCCGCTGGCCTTCGCCACGCTGTTCGCCGTGCCCGGCGGGCTCACCGGCGCGCCGGCCGCCGCCTGGGTGGCGCTCGCCTTCGTCGCCGGCAACCTGCTCTTCGCCGCCTACCAGGTCCCCTACCTGGCCACCCCCGCCGACCTGCGGATCGGCTACCACGAGCGCACCCGGCTGATGGCCTTCCGGATGGTGGTGCTGACCCTCGGCATCCTCGTCTCCGGGCTGCTGGCGCCCCTGCTGACCGGCGGCGAGGACGCCACCCGGGCCGGCTACCAGCGGATGGGCGTGCTGCTGGCCGTCGGGATGCTGGCCGCCATGCTGGTCGGCGTGGCCGGCATCGCCCGGCTGCGCCGGGCCGCCGCCGCGACACCCGCACCGCACGGCGGCGGCTGGCGGGCGCTCGTCGTGGCGCTGCGCGACCGGCAGTTCCGTTGGCTGGTCGCCGCGTACCTGGCCATGTCCACCACCACCCACCTGGTCCTGGCCGCGGTGCCCTACTACGCCGAGTACGAGCTGGGCCGCCCCGCCCTGACCACCGTGCTGGTGGCCGCGTTCGTCGCCCCGGCGCTGCTGGTCACCCCGGCGTGGCTGGTGCTGGCCCGCCGCGTCGGCAAGCAGCGGGCGCTGCTGGGCGCCCAGGGCGCCTTCGCGGCCGGCTCGCTGGTCCTCGCCGTCGGCCGTCCCGCCGGGTTGCCCCTGCTGGTGGCCGCCGTCGCGGTGCTCGGAGTCGCCTTCGCCGGCATGCAACTGCTGCCGTTCTCGATGGTGCCCGACGTCATCCGCGCGGGCGGCGGCGCCGCCGGCACCTACACCGGGGTCTGGACGGCCACCGAGGCCACCGGCGCGGCGCTGGGCCCGTGGGCGTATTCGCTGTGCCTGGCCGCGGGCGGGTTCGTCGCCTCCACTGCCGGCGAGGGCGTCACGCAGCCCGACGGCGCGCTGACCGCGATCCGCTGGGGCTTCGGGCTGCTGCCCGCGGCGGCGATGCTCGTCGCGCTGCTGCTGCAACGCCGCTACACCCTGGACCGCACGGCCCGCCCGGCCGGCTGA
- a CDS encoding TetR/AcrR family transcriptional regulator, whose translation MTMPRRRPGRPRREETRPTREVVLTAATALFARRGFDAVGLREVAAAAGVDVATVSHHTGTKAQLYDACFARVFAAEREALEAAAGRARQALHSGPGEVRRALHDLVDVFVDFLEDRPETTALWLRRWLEPQRHAELDERYAAPLYRLVADLLTAAAAAGALVEPAPHVTVRSLVWAVHGHVVALAAGGGSQARERREFRAFVHRFLDGLYGPATP comes from the coding sequence ATGACCATGCCCCGCCGTCGACCCGGGCGGCCCCGCCGCGAGGAGACCCGACCGACCCGGGAGGTGGTGCTCACCGCCGCGACCGCGCTGTTCGCCCGGCGGGGCTTCGACGCCGTCGGGCTGCGGGAGGTCGCGGCGGCCGCCGGCGTCGACGTCGCCACGGTCTCGCACCACACGGGTACGAAGGCGCAACTCTACGACGCCTGCTTCGCGCGGGTCTTCGCCGCCGAGCGGGAGGCGCTCGAGGCGGCGGCCGGGCGCGCCCGGCAGGCCCTGCACAGCGGGCCGGGCGAGGTCCGGCGCGCGCTGCACGACCTGGTGGACGTGTTCGTGGACTTCCTGGAGGACCGGCCCGAGACCACCGCGTTGTGGCTGCGCCGCTGGCTGGAGCCGCAGCGGCACGCCGAACTCGACGAGCGCTACGCGGCGCCGCTGTACCGGCTCGTCGCCGACCTGCTCACCGCCGCCGCGGCGGCCGGGGCGCTGGTCGAGCCGGCGCCGCACGTGACGGTGCGCAGCCTGGTGTGGGCGGTGCACGGGCACGTGGTGGCCCTGGCCGCCGGCGGGGGGTCGCAGGCGCGCGAGCGGCGGGAGTTCCGCGCCTTCGTGCACCGCTTCCTCGACGGGCTGTACGGGCCGGCGACGCCTTGA
- a CDS encoding flavin-containing monooxygenase has product MGAQPRVAVIGAGAAGLATLKALADVGVPAVCFESADRVGGLWVYGTPGSPAYRTLHLNTSKARTEFVDHPMPAHWPDYPDHARVAGWLTDYADRFGLHDAVRLRHTVDRVKRGGDGRWTVHADGPDGGVEVTVDAVVVANGHNRVPKPPAPAHPGDCTAEQLHSHAYRGPDQLAGRRVLVVGGGNSAMDIAVDASYAARRTLLSLRRGVWVVPKHLLGRPSDTLNGALARRLPWRLRQRITERMLAATVGAPTRYGLPAPAHGFLQDHPTLSDGLLSRLTHGEIEPRPGIAGFDGDRVTFTDGRVDEVDLVIWCTGYRVEIPFLDPALLGDGADTLPLYRHVFHLDAPGLAFVGLMQSTGAAFPLVEAQAKLVAAQLSGRYALPEPHRQRAACRAELRAATARWGQRRPAMRVDFDAYLAELRRELAAGTRRARGAAA; this is encoded by the coding sequence ATGGGTGCACAGCCCCGGGTGGCGGTCATCGGCGCGGGCGCGGCCGGACTGGCCACCCTCAAGGCGCTCGCCGACGTCGGCGTGCCCGCCGTCTGCTTCGAGTCGGCCGACCGCGTCGGTGGCCTCTGGGTGTACGGGACACCCGGCTCGCCCGCCTACCGAACCCTGCACCTGAACACCAGCAAGGCCCGCACCGAGTTCGTCGACCACCCCATGCCGGCGCACTGGCCGGACTACCCCGACCACGCCCGGGTCGCCGGCTGGCTCACCGACTACGCCGACCGGTTCGGGCTGCACGACGCGGTGCGGCTGCGGCACACCGTCGACCGGGTCAAGCGGGGCGGCGACGGCCGGTGGACGGTGCACGCCGACGGACCCGACGGCGGTGTCGAGGTCACCGTCGACGCCGTCGTCGTCGCCAACGGCCACAACCGGGTGCCGAAACCGCCCGCCCCCGCACACCCGGGCGACTGCACCGCCGAGCAGCTGCACAGCCACGCCTACCGGGGCCCCGACCAGCTCGCCGGCCGGCGGGTGCTGGTCGTCGGCGGCGGCAACTCCGCGATGGACATCGCCGTGGACGCCTCGTACGCGGCCCGGCGCACCCTGCTGTCGCTGCGCCGGGGCGTCTGGGTGGTGCCGAAACACCTGCTCGGCCGCCCGTCGGACACCCTCAACGGTGCCCTGGCCCGCAGGTTGCCGTGGCGGCTGCGCCAGCGCATCACCGAACGGATGCTCGCCGCCACCGTCGGCGCGCCCACCCGCTACGGCCTGCCCGCCCCCGCGCACGGCTTCCTCCAGGACCACCCGACGCTGTCGGACGGGCTGCTGTCCCGGCTGACCCACGGCGAGATCGAGCCCCGCCCCGGCATCGCCGGCTTCGACGGCGACCGGGTCACCTTCACCGACGGCCGCGTCGACGAGGTCGACCTGGTCATCTGGTGCACCGGCTACCGGGTCGAGATCCCGTTTCTCGACCCGGCGTTGCTCGGCGACGGGGCGGACACCCTGCCGCTGTACCGGCACGTGTTCCACCTCGACGCGCCCGGGCTGGCGTTCGTCGGGCTGATGCAGTCCACCGGTGCGGCGTTCCCGCTGGTCGAGGCGCAGGCCAAGCTGGTCGCGGCGCAGCTGTCCGGCCGCTACGCGCTGCCCGAGCCGCACCGGCAGCGCGCCGCCTGCCGGGCCGAACTGCGCGCCGCCACCGCCCGGTGGGGGCAGCGCCGGCCCGCCATGCGGGTGGACTTCGACGCGTACCTGGCCGAGCTGAGGCGGGAACTGGCCGCCGGCACCCGCCGCGCCCGCGGAGCCGCGGCATGA
- a CDS encoding SDR family NAD(P)-dependent oxidoreductase, producing MSGLAGRRVLVTGASGTFGRHLCAAFTAAGARVVGIDRQPGTVAVDRDPGEGEGEGVPVLGCDLTDPAAVAPTVAAAVDRLGGLDLLVNNAGVGGPAPAELPPDEVVRQQLEVNLLAAWRTTAAALPALEAARGRVVFVASRMALLPLPLAAAYGVSKRALVAYADALRHEVGTHVGVSVVYPSMVASPIHDSTADAGLSLNGVSRPEPVAGVVAAILRAATARRAPRDVATTRRGRLELALARHAPTLADRLVRRTVAARVAAGDLDAAPLAAGMLRRHRDATG from the coding sequence ATGAGCGGGCTGGCGGGTCGCCGGGTGCTGGTCACCGGGGCCAGCGGCACCTTCGGCCGGCACCTGTGCGCCGCGTTCACCGCCGCCGGGGCACGGGTCGTCGGCATCGACCGCCAGCCGGGCACCGTCGCCGTCGACCGCGACCCGGGCGAGGGCGAGGGCGAGGGCGTGCCGGTGCTCGGCTGCGACCTGACCGACCCGGCCGCCGTGGCGCCCACGGTCGCCGCCGCCGTGGACCGCCTCGGTGGGCTGGACCTGCTGGTCAACAACGCCGGCGTCGGCGGACCCGCCCCGGCCGAGCTGCCGCCCGACGAGGTGGTGCGCCAGCAGCTGGAGGTGAACCTGCTCGCCGCCTGGCGCACCACCGCCGCCGCGCTGCCCGCCCTGGAGGCCGCCCGTGGGCGGGTGGTCTTCGTCGCCAGCCGGATGGCCCTGCTGCCGCTGCCGCTGGCCGCCGCGTACGGGGTCAGCAAGCGGGCGCTGGTCGCCTACGCCGACGCGCTGCGCCACGAGGTGGGCACCCACGTCGGGGTGAGCGTCGTCTACCCGAGCATGGTCGCCTCGCCGATCCACGACAGCACCGCCGACGCCGGCCTGTCCCTGAACGGGGTGTCCCGCCCGGAACCGGTGGCGGGGGTCGTCGCCGCGATCCTGCGCGCCGCCACCGCCCGGCGGGCGCCCCGGGACGTGGCCACCACCCGGCGCGGGCGCCTCGAACTGGCCCTCGCCCGGCACGCGCCGACGCTGGCCGACCGGCTCGTGCGCCGTACCGTCGCCGCCCGGGTCGCCGCCGGCGACCTGGACGCCGCGCCGCTGGCCGCCGGGATGCTGCGCCGGCACCGCGACGCCACCGGCTAA
- a CDS encoding NUDIX hydrolase produces the protein MAISPYVARLRAYVGHDLLLLPGISAVVRDDAGRVLLARRADNGRWSVPAGLIDPGEQPADAVVREVYEETGVHVRVDGVAGVATHPVVYPNGDVCEYLNVWFRCRAVGGEPRVNDDESTEVAWFDPADLPEINEWARLRVDTALREDAPVWHAAPGERHPALDRPDAL, from the coding sequence GTGGCCATCTCCCCGTACGTCGCCCGGCTGCGCGCCTACGTCGGTCACGACCTGCTCCTGCTGCCCGGGATCAGCGCGGTCGTGCGCGACGACGCCGGGCGGGTGCTGCTGGCCCGGCGCGCCGACAACGGCCGCTGGTCGGTGCCCGCCGGCCTCATCGACCCCGGTGAGCAACCCGCCGACGCGGTAGTGCGGGAGGTGTACGAGGAGACCGGCGTGCACGTGCGCGTCGACGGGGTCGCCGGCGTCGCCACCCACCCCGTCGTCTACCCCAACGGCGACGTCTGCGAGTACCTGAACGTGTGGTTCCGGTGCCGGGCGGTGGGCGGCGAGCCGCGCGTCAACGACGACGAGTCCACCGAGGTGGCCTGGTTCGACCCTGCCGACCTGCCGGAGATCAACGAGTGGGCGCGGCTGCGCGTCGACACGGCGCTGCGCGAGGACGCCCCCGTCTGGCACGCCGCTCCCGGCGAGCGGCATCCGGCGCTCGACCGGCCCGACGCGCTCTGA